A DNA window from Brassica napus cultivar Da-Ae chromosome C1, Da-Ae, whole genome shotgun sequence contains the following coding sequences:
- the LOC125580060 gene encoding glutathione S-transferase T3-like — protein MEPISLNSHGFVNLLASQSSQPIDIGCSEVPKPAERRKWTTKEDVVLISAWLNTSKDPIVSNEQKAGSFWKRIEECANASPLLVGSVPREWSQCKQRWGRVNEQVCKFVGCHEAAFKKQASGQTENDVMKAAHDIFFNDYNAKFTLEHCWRELRFDQKWRSHTSTRDGAKQKRKEPAEEVGGEQDVRPPSVKASKAAKRKKHFNEPAFDQIESILEIIDMYPFFFVGHGFKEEDACGRGCRSRFLYVSYQVTGKVDGCSSIMSD, from the exons ATGGAACCAATTTCCCTTAACTCTCACGGGTTCGTCAACCTCCTTGCCTCCCAGAGCAGTCAACCAATAGATATTGGTTGTTCTGAGGTTCCAAAACCTGCGGAAAGGCGGAAGTGGACAACCAAAGAAGATGTGGTGCTGATcagtgcttggttgaacacCAGCAAGGATCCAATCGTGAGTAATGAGCAGAAGGCTGGCTCATTTTGGAAGCGCATAGAGGAGTGTGCGAATGCAAGCCCTCTGCTTGTTGGCTCCGTTCCTAGGGAGTGGAGTcaatgtaagcagaggtggggtAGGGTTAATGAACAGGTTTGCAAGTTCGTGGGATGTCACGAAGCTGCTTTTAAGAAGCAAGCCAGTGGACAAACTGAGAATGATGTCATGAAGGCGGCTCATGACATCTTCTTTAATGACTACAATGCCAAGTTCACTCTTGAACATTGTTGGAGGGAGCTTCGGTTTGATCAAAAATGGAGATCCCACACTTCGACACGAGATGGTGCAAAACAGAAGAGGAAGGAACCTGCGGAAGAGGTGGGTGGCGAGCAAGATGTTAGGCCTCCCAGTGTGAAGGCTTCCAAAGCAGCAAAACGCAAGAAACACTTCAATGAACCAGCGTTTGATCAGATAGAGAGCATtttagag ATTATTGATATGTATCCGTTTTTCTTTGTAGGTCACGGGTTCAAGGAGGAGGATGCGTGTGGACGTGGTTGTAGGTCTCGGTTTCTTTATGTATCATATCAAGTCACGGGTAAGGTTGATGGTTGTAGTAGTATTATGTCAGATTGA
- the LOC125580061 gene encoding uncharacterized protein LOC125580061, which translates to MSSSSSDEADKAFDEMVDKVVDNFIDTVVDGQTNYRKKRAYIERDRERGHNQLWKDYFMENPTYPPEMFRRRFRMNKPLFLRIVERLSSEIPYFQQTRDAAGRYGLSPLQKCTAAIRMLAYGQSGDTYDEYLRLGDSTSRLCLANFTDAIIQLFGDEYLRRPTPEDLQRLLDVGEVRGFPGMIGSIDCRKAEKFAEKQESARKDVERAFGVLQSRFAIVKNPALQWDKEKIGKIMKTCVILHNMIVENERHGYAQINTSEFESGESSRSSRVRSRDSIHVGDMLGIRREVRDLEKHARLKADLVENIWQKFGDEDE; encoded by the exons atgtcttcctcatcaagcGATGAAGCAGATAAAGCTTTTGATGAAATGGTCGACAAAGTTGTTGATAATTTCATAGACACAGTAGTTGATGGTCAAACCAACTACCGGAAGAaacgagcttatatcgaaagagatCGAGAGCGAGGACACAATCAACTATGGAAAGACTATTTCATGGAAAATCCTACATACCCACCTGAAATGTTTAGGAggcgttttcgaatgaacaaaccactgttccttcgcattgtcgaGCGTCTAAGTAGTGAAATTCCATACTTTCAGCAAACAAGAGATGCTGCGGGAAGGTACGGGCTTTCTCCCcttcaaaagtgtacggcagctATACGTATGCTCGCATATGGTCAGTCGGGAGATAcatatgacgaatatctccgacttggtgacaGTACATCACGTTTATGTTTAGCAAATTTCACTGATGCAATAAtacagttgtttggagatgagtatctacgaagacCTACCCCCgaggatcttcaacgattaCTCGATGTTGGAGAGGTACGAGGGTTTCCGGGGATGATAggcagcatcgact gtcgTAAAGCCGAGAAATTTGCTGAAAAGCAAGAATCCgccagaaaagatgtcgaacgggcttttggagtattgcaatcgAGGTTTGCAATTGTTAAAAACCCAGCTCTACAATGGGACAAGGAAAAGATAGGAAAGATAATGAAAacttgtgtcatattgcacaatatgatagtagagaacGAACGACACGGATACGCTCAAATTAATACATCTGAGTTTGAGTCAGGAGAGTCCAGCAGAAGTTCAAGGGTGAGAAGCAGAGATAGTATTCATGTCGGTGATATGTTAGGCATCCGCAGAGAAGTTCGAGATTTAGAGAAGCATGCTCGATTGAAAGCTGATCTAGTGGAAAATATTTGGCAAAAgtttggtgatgaagatgaataa
- the LOC125580062 gene encoding pectinesterase 1-like has translation MSRFTAIFILLTLLAVQGFHPSLCDDEDNEIGSCILTPNVTVSGDGSGDFKTISEAVASVQNNNKIRFNIFVKEGVYYENVLVPKKKDNVLIYGEGMANTVISSNLSRLEFPKSTTAATATFSVFADNFIARDIKFVNTAGPEKFQAVAFHSKSNHSAMFRLDFIFGNAAAVFDMCSIRARKPLMQQVVTVTAQGADNQEKSGFSIIRSKILRFEDEEFTAVAYFGRPWKSHATVVIMETELGSLIDPKGWVAWNSSADPPPPTVNLGEFRNYGPGSDVRNRVTWVGYNPVMAEEDAQRFTIDGFINKLGWLNVSCVPYNGSL, from the exons ATGTCCAGATTCACTGCAATTTTCATACTTCTCACGTTACTTGCTGTACAAGGCTTTCATCCAAGCTTGTGTGACGATGAAGACAACGAGATTGGAAGCTGCATTTTGACACCTAATGTAACTGTTTCTGGAGATGGAAGTGGAGACTTCAAGACAATCTCAGAAGCTGTGGCGTCAGtgcaaaacaacaacaaaatccgATTCAACATCTTCGTTAAAGAAGGTGTTTATTACGAGAATGTCTTAGTTCCAAAGAAAAAAGACAATGTGTTGATCTATGGGGAGGGTATGGCAAATACAGTGATCTCCAGCAATCTAAGCAGGTTGGAGTTTCCAAAATCCACTACTGCTGCCACAGCAACATTCT cTGTTTTTGCTGACAACTTCATAGCTCGAGACATCAAATTTGTTAATACTGCTGGACCAGAGAAGTTCCAGGCTGTTGCATTCCACTCTAAATCCAACCACTCTGCCATGTTTAGAT TGGATTTTATCTTCGGGAACGCCGCAGCCGTGTTCGATATGTGCTCCATCCGTGCAAGAAAACCTCTTATGCAACAAGTTGTGACGGTTACAGCTCAGGGGGCGGATAACCAGGAGAAATCTGGTTTCTCCATCATAAGGAGCAAGATCTTGAGGTTCGAAGACGAAGAGTTCACGGCTGTTGCGTATTTTGGTCGGCCTTGGAAGAGCCACGCCACAGTGGTGATTATGGAAACAGAACTTGGGAGCTTGATTGATCCCAAAGGGTGGGTTGCATGGAACAGCTCGGCAGATCCTCCACCTCCAACGGTGAACCTTGGTGAATTTCGAAACTATGGCCCCGGTTCAGACGTGAGAAACCGGGTCACCTGGGTTGGGTATAACCCGGTGATGGCGGAGGAGGATGCACAAAGGTTTACCATTGATGGATTCATTAACAAACTGGGATGGCTAAATGTGTCTTGTGTTCCTTATAATGGGTCTCTGTAA
- the LOC125580464 gene encoding 1-phosphatidylinositol-3-phosphate 5-kinase FAB1B-like isoform X1, whose protein sequence is MDKGDCNRTLCEIVGLLKSWLPWRSEPATVSRDFWMPDQSCRVCYECDCQFTLINRRHHCRLCGRVFCGKCTANSIPLATSDLRAPREEWERIRVCNYCFSQWELGDGGTHLSNIPGISSSSSETSLLSSKTITTTNSSTLGSMPGLVGPYQRVKRGSDVSLHGVASKEQGKETSRSNSFIATYVEDPSRFGLNRNDDEYDEYCAYQTYTETSHSPQANKYYGPMEYEEMSHCKHLSFESTADQKSVSGSPLIHQSLESLIGDGSEQFQKKR, encoded by the exons ATGGATAAAGGGGATTGTAATAGGACACTCTGTGAGATTGTGGGTCTGCTAAAATCATGGCTCCCCTGGCGGTCCGAGCCAGCTACTGTGTCCAGAGATTTTTGGATGCCTGATCAGAGCTGTCGTGTGTGTTATGAGTGTGATTGTCAGTTCACCCTTATTAACCGTAGGCACCATTGCCGTCTTTGTGGGAGAGTCTTCTGTGGGAAATGTACTGCGAACTCGATACCTTTGGCTACCAGCGACTTGAGAGCTCCCCGTGAGGAGTGGGAGAGGATCCGTGTTTGTAATTATTGTTTCAGCCAATGGGAGCTAGGTGATGGTGGAACGCATCTTTCGAATATTCCGGGGATTAGTAGTTCGTCTTCTGAGACAAGTCTTCTTAGCTCAAAGACTATTACAACTACCAATAGTAGTACTCTTGGCTCGATGCCAGGTTTAGTTGGTCCTTATCAAAGGGTTAAACGTGGTTCTGATGTCAGTTTGCACGGAGTGGCTTCTAAAGAGCAAGGCAAAGAGACTTCAAGGAGTAACAGTTTCATAGCCACATATGTGGAAGATCCATCTCGCTTTGGTTTAAATAG GAATGATGATGAGTACGATGAGTATTGTGCATACCAGACTTATACTGAGACGAGTCATTCTCCTCAAGCTAATAAATACTATGGCCCAATGGAATATGAGGAGATGAGCCACTGTAAGCATCTGAGTTTCGAATCCACCGCTGACCAGAAAAGTGTAAGCGGCTCTCCACTCATTCATCAGAGTCTTGAATCTCTAATTGGGGATGGCTCAGAGCAGTTCCAGAAAAAAAGATGA
- the LOC125580464 gene encoding 1-phosphatidylinositol-3-phosphate 5-kinase FAB1B-like isoform X2, translating to MAQSSSRKKDENDGRDESEAPSPPDISDNQVAEPVDFENNGLLWVPPDPENEEDERESSLFDEEDNEGDASGPWGYLRPSTSVGSGEFRSEDRTSEEHKKTMKNVVDGHFRALLAKLLQVDNLPVSDEEGKEGWLEIITSLSWEAANLLKPDMRKSGGMDPGGYVKLKCLASGFRHDSIRTGPIGR from the exons ATGGCTCAGAGCAGTTCCAGAAAAAAAGATGAGAATGATGGTCGTGACGAAAGTGAAGCACCTTCTCCGCCAGATATTTCGGATAATCAAGTTGCAGAGCCGGTGGATTTCGAGAACAATGGACTTTTGTGGGTTCCACCTGATCCagaaaacgaagaagatgagagagaaAGCTCTTTGTTTGACGAGGAAGATAATGAGGGAGACGCCTCAGGTCCGTGGGGATACTTACGGCCTTCCACTAGCGTTGGAAGTGGAGAGTTCCGTAGCGAGGATCGAACGAGTGAAGAGCACAAGAAGACTATGAAGAATGTGGTTGATGGGCACTTTAGAGCTTTGCTTGCAAAACTTTTGCAAGTCGACAACCTCCCTGTGAGCGATGAAGAGGGCAAAGAGGGTTGGTTAGAGATTATCACCTCTCTTTCTTGGGAGGCGGCTAACTTACTGAAGCCTGATATGAGAAAAAGTGGAGGGATGGATCCTGGTGGCTATGTCAAATTGAAGTGCTTAGCTTCCGGGTTTCGACATGATAG TATAAGGACGGGCCCGATAGGAAGATAA
- the LOC125580466 gene encoding RNA polymerase II C-terminal domain phosphatase-like 5, which translates to MLLSVIQVQLYFLFLELLFEIYLQRPLVEPRQKIRKINPETMNMNVLSSSSPSHSNCGHWYVRHGICLTCKQKPSLVEESRRFDYLFTGLRLSQEAVFFTKRLTTLISLHAHKKLHLVLDLDHTLVHSVRVSNLSEAEKYLIEGEKPGLKLYQSRIIKVRPFVKDFLREANTLFNMYVYTKGDLLYGKEIAKMIDPDKTYFGDRVITRRESRHTKTLDHVLADERGIVIVDDTVEVWPHHMRNLLKITRYFYFKHNGIDKVSSYAERKRDESKSRGALANLLKYLKDIHNGFFSCDVQEELDSKDVRLLINGPFKPHGC; encoded by the coding sequence ATGTTACTGTCTGTAATTCAAGTTCAActttatttccttttccttgAACTTTTGTTCGAAATCTATTTACAAAGACCTTTAGTGGAACCAAGACAGAAAATTCGGAAGATCAATCCAGAGACGATGAACATGAACgtgttatcatcatcatcaccatctcaTTCTAACTGTGGTCATTGGTACGTTCGTCACGGTATCTGCCTCACCTGCAAACAGAAACCAAGCCTTGTCGAAGAATCCCGACGGTTCGATTATCTTTTCACCGGTTTACGTCTGAGCCAAGAAGCTGTATTCTTTACAAAGCGTCTCACAACCCTAATCTCACTTCACGCACACAAGAAACTTCACTTAGTCCTTGACTTGGACCACACGCTAGTCCACAGCGTTAGGGTTTCCAATCTTTCCGAAGCAGAGAAGTACTTAATCGAAGGTGAGAAACCAGGTTTGAAGCTATATCAAAGCAGGATAATAAAAGTTAGACCGTTTGTGAAAGACTTCCTTAGAGAAGCCAACACGCTATTCAACATGTACGTTTACACAAAAGGCGATTTGTTATACGGTAAAGAAATCGCGAAGATGATTGATCCAGACAAAACCTATTTTGGAGACCGAGTGATAACCAGAAGAGAGAGTCGTCACACGAAGACGCTTGATCATGTCTTGGCCGATGAGCGTGGAATCGTGATTGTGGATGATACGGTTGAGGTTTGGCCTCATCACATGAGAAACTTGTTGAAGATCACTAGGTATTTCTACTTCAAACACAATGGTATTGATAAAGTGTCATCGTAcgcagagaggaagagagacgaGAGTAAAAGCAGAGGAGCATTAGCCAACCTTCTGAAATATCTCAAGGATATTCACAATGGATTCTTTAGCTGTGACGTCCAAGAAGAGTTGGATTCAAAGGACGTTAGGTTGTTGATAAATGGTCCCTTCAAGCCACATGGATGTTGA